TTTGTTATTTACAGATGCAGACACAAAACATTCTAAAAATACCATATCGTTAGCAGTAGCACATTTAATTTCATTTAATTTAGATGCATTGTCTACCATTCCAAAAATGTTAACATTTGATTTTTGGACAAAAATATCACTTCCAATGATATCCACATTTTTACACACTAGATTTTCTGCACTAAATGTAAACAATCCTTCAAAGAAAACAGCATATTTCTTTGGAAGTTTTTTCATCATGAAAAAAAATACATATGATGAGATAGGAATGCATGAAGGAGTAAAACACGAAATTATTGAAGATGGTGCACTTGGTAAAAAAACAAAGGATCTTGGATATAAAATAAAAATAGTTAGAGGAGAGCACCTTATTCATGCTGTTTGGGCACGAGATAAAATCACGTTATGGAATGCATTAAAAAGATTAATGGTTCCTCTGTATCTTCAAAGTGAAAAGATTGCGATAGGAAGTTTCTTTGCAACATTATTTTTGTTGTTTGTGCCATTTCCAATATTTGTAACTTCAGTGCTTTTACCTGCAGAAACAATATCTGCAAAAATGCTTTGTGTTGCAGCAGCTCTTGCATCATTTTTGATTTATGTGGCTGCAATTATTGAAACCAAATTTTTACTCGAATTAAGATTAATCCATGCATTATTTGCCCCATTAGGAGGTTTGGTGGTGGTTTTAGGATTTTTGAGCGGATTACTTCAGGCAAAAAAATCATCATCAGTTTCATGGAGAGGAAGAAATTATTCAATGAAAGATCATACTCAAAGTTCAATCAGTGTATAGCAAGCCTTTTAGATAGAAAACAAGAAATTAAAAAATCGTGGACAAATCAAGTGTATTTGTAGGTGGAGTTGTTGGAGCAGCAATAGTTGTAGTCATTGTTGCGGCACTATTTGTTTCACCGCCAATATCACAAAAATCAGATATTGTAATTAGCAAAGAAAATACATCTAGTGCATTAGCAGAAATATCGCCAAATTATTCGGGGTTATCGCTAATTGAAATTTTTGAAAAATCAGAATCAGGAGTAGTAAGAGTCAATGTACAACGAAATGATACAAGTGAGAGAGTAGGAGGGGTTGGTTCAGGTTTTGTGTTTGATAAAAAAGGACATATAATAACAAACGCTCATGTTATTAAAAATGCAGTAAAAATGGCAGTCACATTCCTTGATGGTAGATCATATAATGCAGAAATCATCGGTGTTGACGAATATACAGACATTGCAGTGATCAAAGTAAATGCAGATTTGAGTCTCTTACACCCACTTTCACTAGGAGATTCATCAAATCTTAAAGTTGGAGAACAGATAGCTGCAATTGGAAATCCATTTGGATTATCAGGTTCTATGACTTCAGGAATTGTAAGTCAGTTGGGAAGATTACTTCCTTCAGGTTTAGG
The DNA window shown above is from Nitrosopumilus sp. and carries:
- a CDS encoding glycosyltransferase; the protein is MEIILDFFNYGLTAILIGISGAWIFLIKSIIESVKLTPYLDKFENTSRSTPKVSVILPARNEEEFLGKCLESLLEQDYENYEIIVIDDSSEDSTGKIICQYAKKNSKIIHVSARPKPEGWMGKNWACMEGYRKVTGELLLFTDADTKHSKNTISLAVAHLISFNLDALSTIPKMLTFDFWTKISLPMISTFLHTRFSALNVNNPSKKTAYFFGSFFIMKKNTYDEIGMHEGVKHEIIEDGALGKKTKDLGYKIKIVRGEHLIHAVWARDKITLWNALKRLMVPLYLQSEKIAIGSFFATLFLLFVPFPIFVTSVLLPAETISAKMLCVAAALASFLIYVAAIIETKFLLELRLIHALFAPLGGLVVVLGFLSGLLQAKKSSSVSWRGRNYSMKDHTQSSISV
- a CDS encoding trypsin-like peptidase domain-containing protein yields the protein MDKSSVFVGGVVGAAIVVVIVAALFVSPPISQKSDIVISKENTSSALAEISPNYSGLSLIEIFEKSESGVVRVNVQRNDTSERVGGVGSGFVFDKKGHIITNAHVIKNAVKMAVTFLDGRSYNAEIIGVDEYTDIAVIKVNADLSLLHPLSLGDSSNLKVGEQIAAIGNPFGLSGSMTSGIVSQLGRLLPSGLGYSIPDVIQTDAAINPGNSGGPLLNMRGDVVGINTAIQSATGEFTGVGFSVPSQTIAKIVPTLIEKGEYKHPWIGIAGRDIDPDLAKILNLKDAIGFLVVTVVDDSPAAKAGLIGSEKTIEVEGIKYPIGGDIILSVDKIEVRKIDDILIHLQRSKSVGDEMVLEILRDSRTTNVIIVLQERPNGN